The following coding sequences are from one Collimonas arenae window:
- a CDS encoding anti-phage dCTP deaminase: protein MSESTSKHKIISIASVERSKTKSVDRLHGRASKELIVAFMGAVGCGLARIVTECEKQLEELGYKVIKIKLSDFIKSQIDAKKIEIPVPDKTNRYLSYQSGGNLLRKEYGNEIMAEYALNQIGRHRIAIDTELADLTKEPPRVAYLIDQIKHPEEVMLFRMVYRNLFYLIGVMSIHEDRKSRLVDEGLQHDLIESIINRDRKESDKFGQQLERSFKLADYFMHNPLGNVELIPQQASRFFNLVHGHNGITPTKHEHAMYVAHSTALKSSCLSRQVGAVITDKSNRVIAVGTNDVPQYGGGLYTTESGTDDRCFQHRRICENSAEKKLRKQRIKEGIAKEFPTIFSDKKMLKVADSKIDELVELVFAQSGIPDLIEFSRAVHAEMDAIVSLSRGGGGSTVGASLYATTFPCHNCARHIIAAGIEKVYYIEPYEKSLAPEAHNDSVIVLDHDHDEATQGKIEKVKFIHFSGVGPRLFPELFLRERGRKDDDGKFIPFDSSAQNPPDKMINEYIDSYRTFELKIAALFTDDFPPA, encoded by the coding sequence ATGAGTGAAAGCACAAGCAAACATAAAATCATCTCGATTGCGTCGGTTGAAAGAAGCAAAACAAAATCTGTAGATCGCTTGCACGGCCGCGCATCAAAGGAATTAATTGTCGCCTTTATGGGTGCGGTAGGGTGCGGCTTAGCTCGTATCGTAACCGAATGCGAAAAGCAACTCGAGGAACTTGGATATAAGGTCATCAAGATAAAATTAAGCGATTTCATCAAGAGTCAAATAGATGCAAAAAAAATTGAAATACCAGTACCAGATAAGACAAATCGCTACCTGTCCTACCAAAGTGGGGGCAATTTACTGCGTAAGGAATATGGCAATGAAATTATGGCGGAATACGCGTTAAATCAAATTGGCCGCCACCGTATAGCGATCGACACAGAACTTGCAGATCTAACTAAAGAACCTCCTCGGGTAGCTTATCTTATTGATCAAATTAAGCATCCAGAAGAGGTCATGCTTTTTCGCATGGTCTACAGAAATTTGTTCTATCTCATCGGTGTTATGAGTATTCACGAAGATAGAAAGTCGCGTTTGGTGGACGAGGGGCTACAGCATGATCTCATCGAATCCATCATAAATAGAGACCGTAAAGAATCCGATAAATTTGGCCAGCAGCTGGAAAGATCTTTCAAGTTGGCCGACTATTTCATGCACAATCCGCTTGGAAATGTGGAGCTCATCCCGCAGCAGGCAAGTAGATTTTTCAATTTAGTTCATGGCCACAACGGCATCACTCCGACAAAACATGAACACGCTATGTATGTTGCCCACTCAACAGCATTGAAGTCCAGTTGCCTCTCACGACAAGTCGGTGCTGTGATTACAGACAAATCCAACCGAGTTATAGCAGTAGGCACGAATGACGTGCCGCAATATGGCGGAGGCCTCTATACGACCGAAAGTGGTACTGACGACAGATGTTTCCAGCATAGACGTATTTGTGAAAATTCTGCTGAAAAAAAATTACGTAAGCAACGTATTAAGGAAGGGATTGCCAAGGAATTTCCGACAATTTTTTCAGACAAAAAAATGTTAAAGGTAGCTGACAGTAAAATTGATGAGCTAGTTGAATTGGTTTTTGCACAGTCAGGAATACCCGATCTAATCGAATTTTCTCGAGCAGTCCATGCCGAAATGGATGCGATCGTCTCATTGTCACGTGGCGGCGGTGGATCAACAGTTGGCGCAAGCCTTTATGCCACGACCTTTCCCTGCCACAACTGCGCGCGACACATAATTGCTGCGGGGATAGAAAAAGTTTACTACATCGAACCATATGAGAAAAGCCTTGCCCCAGAAGCGCACAATGACTCCGTCATTGTGCTCGATCACGACCATGACGAGGCGACGCAAGGCAAAATTGAAAAAGTGAAATTTATTCACTTTTCTGGCGTTGGCCCAAGATTATTTCCCGAACTGTTCCTGCGAGAGAGGGGGCGGAAGGATGATGATGGCAAATTTATACCGTTTGACTCATCTGCACAAAATCCCCCAGACAAGATGATCAACGAGTATATTGATTCATATAGAACTTTCGAATTGAAAATTGCTGCGCTATTTACAGATGATTTTCCACCCGCCTGA